ATGCATGTGTTCTGAGACGATGCCTGCTTGGCAATTGGGATGAGCAAGACAAAGCCTCCAATGATCGCTAAACCGATCAGGCATTTTTCGGGAAGTCCAGCCAAAGCGAATTTAAAAAATTATCTATCAGGCTACACCACAAGCGATGTCTCTGAGCTAAGAATAATTAAATCTCAGGTGCTCTGAAAATAGGTTATTATTCTTGGTTGAAAGCTTACTATTTAAGCTTTCCTGGTTGGACAAGTCGTTGACTTGAAGAGCTTTAGATTCATGTCTTTGCCCCTTGGTGGAATTCATTGCCAAGGAGTTTGGGGTGTTTTGTTCGGATTTTTTATTGAATCATTTTTCGTATTGTCTTGGTAAAAAAATTTCTAAATGACACTTTGTATTGTATGTTTCATTTTCACTGTGCAATGTCATGTCTGAAAGGGTTCAGAGAATGATGTCAAGCTTATTCGATGAAATACACACAACTGCACTCCCGTTACCCTGCCAATGGTGAGAAGTTATACCAGCAGGCTTGATTGACATATTCATTTAATCAATTGGACGGAATGACTTGTTACGATGAATTTGTACCGGTTTACTCATCATGACAGACATCACCGATAAGTACGAACAGTTCAAGGTCCCGTACAGCACCAATGAAAAGCACACTGCTGACGAGTTTGACCCTAAGGAGAACGGTGGTCTAGACAATCCAGCCAATCGCCATAAAGACAAAGTGTTGGATGATATCTGTGATACTCATCCTGGTTCTCCCATGTGCAAGGTATTTGATTGTTGATATCGGTAAATTAATGAACCGTCGCTAGAGAAGGAGCTGAGAGTGAAGTATTGAAGGAACCCTTCTTTCTCTCAGTCTTTCTCTTTTTTTCAATCTTTTTTTAGGCTCTTTGAATCACTTCGGATTGTAATTAATCAATCATATTCTTGTTTTGTGGTAAAAGTAAAAGATTAATAATAAATTTGACGTCTCACTGGTGACTGAAATGAGCTATTGTCTCCTAACCTACCCCTCCTTAGTTTCATCTTCTGAAGTATTCCAGCTGTTTTGAGTGTTTTCCTTGACGATTTAGGCGGACATTCCTTTTGTTGGTTTGCGTTCTCGAAAGCTTGCCTTTAGCCGCTCAGCCAGGCCTGAGAACGGCTGCCTCCTTTAGATTGCTTTTACATTTCGCCATCCAAAGTGGCATTTCTTTTTTTCATGGGTTAGAGCTATGGAAGAAAGGATTGAAGTCATGAGTTATGCAGCTAAGGAGCACACGCCATTTCCCTATGGACAGGTTGCTTATCCAGACTTTCTCAGTCTGAAGCCCGGTGATTACATTATTGTGAAAGGTGAAAATCAAGTCGAACTGAAGAAGGATCACAGCTGGTGGATGGGACAGGTTATGTCCTGCAATCAAGAAGCCAGAGATCCCAGTGGGCATCACGTGATTCAGGTCGTTGATGTTGATGATGAAAAGATCAGTTGGATCAACGTCGATGAAATATCACATGTACTCTACGGGCTCGATGGTTTATCAAACGATTGACTATTGAATGGCTTAAGTGGTTGTCTTGGCTTCCTATTAACTTTTAAAGATTGATTTTGTCTATCGTCATGGATGCTTATACATAGCGTTCCATAAATTCGGATATTGAGATGCCTTCTTTCTTTGCAGAATTACAGCAATCTCTGTATAGCTCATCGTCGGTTTCAGTTCTCGCTAGATCCCGAAATTGTTCGGAATTGAGCTGATCATTCTCAATGCTGTTGTCGCACATTGAATTCCATTTTGCACATAGTGAATCCACCATCTCTTTCCGTGAATAGGGAAGATTGATTTTTTTCTGCTTTGCCAAATTGATGCGACTCCAGTTTGTGTCCAAACTTTAGAGACTCAATGGTTTTTTGACAATCAGAATTCGATAATAGGGTTTTGCCTGTTTGATGATCTGTCTCGATGATTGCTGTCTCCACTGATGAATAAGTCTCGTACTCTTGTGTCTTGAAATACAAGCGATCGCTTGCTGCATTTCAACTGGTATAGCAATTCATGACTGCTGCCTATGAGTGTTCTTTGCGATCTAGATCGACGATTACAGGACCACTCGCGAAAGAATCATTCATTAGCTGGCCAGCGTTTGAGAAGGTTGCGTGTCACCGTTGACTCGAGATCGCCACCGACGAAGTTCATGGTGATCAAGCATGGCGCGACGTGATCGTTCTGCACTGGCCAAGCGTTTGATCAATGCATGGGTGTCATGGAATGAAAGCTCACCATCCGAATCCCACTTCATGCAGACAACAGCTTTCTTGGGAGTGCTGTGCATTGATTCCACCTTCTTCTGTTTTGTCACGGTATGCCCACACAACGCCTTTGCTATAGAGAAAACCTTAAGAAGTCTCGATTGCGACTGCTGCGACTGGGTCGTTTTCTCGGTGTTGGGGCTCTCCATCCCCTAGGCCCGGACGATCAAAAGGGGCAAGTTTTAGTGTGCTTGCCCCTCTCAGTTAGTTGTGTCTCTAACTTGACTGAGGATGTTTAGTTGGGAGAATCGACGAATTCAGCATCGATGACATCATCGTTCTCATTGCTTTGCTCTGAGCGTTGAGGCCTATCTTCCTCTTGAGAATAAAGCATGGAACCCATTTCCATTAATGCCGTTTTCACTCCTTCAAGACGTTCTTTGATTTGTTTTGTGTTATCCGTTTGAAGGCTTTCTTTGAGTTCACAAAGAACTAATTCCACTTTGGTTCTCGACTCAGGAGTGACCTTGTTGTCTAGTTCCCGTAGTTGCTTCTCAGCCTGATAAATCAGCGATTCCGCTTGGTTTTTGGTGTCGATTGCTTCACGCTTTTTCTGATCTAAGTCAGCGTTTGCTTCTGCATCCTTCACCATTCGATCCACTTCCGTTGAACTAAGGGTTGAGGCACCAGTGATCGTGATTGATTGTTCCTTGCCTGATCCTGTGTCCTTAGCTGTGACACTCAGGATTCCATTGGCATCAATATCAAAGGCCACTTCCACTTGAGGGACACCACGGGGTGCAGCAGGGATCCCATCTAATCGGAAGGTTCCAAGGCTCTTGTTGTCTGAGACCATCTGGCGCTCTCCTTGGAGAACGTGAATTTCTACCGTGGTTTGACCATCCATCGCTGTGGAATAGATCTCAGTTTTGTGCGTTGGAATGGTTGTGTTTCGCGGAACCATCACATTCACCACGCTGCCCATCGTTTCCACACCTAGTGAGAGAGGTGTGACGTCCAGTAAAAGAATGTCTTTGACCTCTCCTGAGAGCACACCTCCCTGAACAGCAGCGCCAATGGCCACAACCTCATCAGGATTGACGGTTTGATTTGGATCTTGGCCTGTTGCCACTTTCACGACTTCTAAGACTGCGGGAATCCGTGAACTACCCCCAACCATGATCACTTCGTTTAGGTCGCTTTTTGAGAGTTTGGCGTCTTTCATCGCCTGTTGAATTGGTTTCTTGCAACGGTCAATCAGGTTTGAAGCCAACTCCTCGAATGTCCCTCGGGTGACTGTCATCGTTAGATGTTTGGGCCCATCAGCTGTTGCTGTGATGAACGGTAGATTGATGTCGCTCTGTGTTGACGATGAGAGTTCAATCTTTGCTTTCTCGGCAGCCTCAGTGAGACGTTGTAAAGCTTGTGCATCTTTTCTGAGATCAATTCCTTCCTCTTTCTGGAAGGTTTCAGCCATGTGATCCACAAGCACTTTGTCGAAGTTATCTCCTCCAAGGTGGGCGTCTCCGCAGGTGCTGATCACTTCGAAGACCCCCTCTCCTACTTCCAGGATGGAGACATCAAAAGTTCCACCCCCCAAGTCAAAGACGAGGATTTTCTCTGCATCCTTCTTGTCCAACCCGTATGCAAGAGCGGCAGCAGTGGGTTCGTTGATGATTCTTAGAACGTCTAAGCCAGCGATTTTGCCAGCATCTTTTGTGGCCTGGCGCTGTGAGTCATTGAAGTAAGCGGGAACAGTGACTACCGCCTGAGTCACTGTTTGACCTAGATACTTCGAAGCATCATCAGCAAGTTTTCTAAGTACACTGGCGCTGATCTCCTCAGGTGAAAATGACTTCTTCATCCATGCAGAGTTGATTTTCACCTTGGTTCCGACAGATTCCACGGTGTAGGGAACATCTTTGGTTTCCTTTGCTATTTCATCCGTTTGCCTTCCGATAAAGCGTTTGACTGATCCAAAGGTATTCTCTGGATTCATTACAGCTTGACGTTTAGCGATCTGGCCGACCAATTGGTCTTTGCTCTTGGTGTAGGCCACCACAGAAGGTGTTGTTCTAAAGCCTTCTGCATTTGCGATCACGGTGGGGTTTCCACCTTCCATCACAGATACACAACTGTTGGTTGTGCCCAAGTCAATGCCAATTACTTTTGTCATTTGTTTGATTCAAGTTCGCTCATTCTTATGGCCTGATCTCGTAGTTAAGGAGTGGGTAAACCCAACCCTTGAGGTGGGTTTACCCTCTGATTGAATTCGTTGGTTCGGTTAAAGTTCGGTTTTTACGACTACTTTGTTTGCTTTCATCAATGGATTGCTGTTCGCTGAGATCTCCTTTGTCTGTTGAAAAAAGCTGGTTTGGTGTTGATTCTATTTCGGCATATCGCCGATCAGCTGCTCCTCTAGAAGCATATTAAATTCAAACAGTTGTTCGTCGCTGAGCTGTTGTCTTGATGTTGCTCCAAGTTGTTGTTGAAGGAAATGTTTTGCGGTTTCTTGTTCCCATTGCAGTGTCGTCAGCATTTCATCGCCTTGAGTGATTAAGTCGCTTCTCCGTAGAGGAGTCTGTGCTGACCCGGCTTCAGCTCCTTCATCGAAGCTTTTCAGCTTATTGAGGTAAGACACAAGGTCGCTATACCTCGTTAGCTTGTGCCTGCTCCCATGGCCATACGCTCGCTCTAAATATCTGGACTCATGTTCACGGGTCCAGCCAATGCGCTTGAGTTGTAGATCGATGGCTGTGAGCTCTTCGCTCCAATCCTCTGGGTCTGTGGGTGCTTCGCTCGGCTCCGGATTGGATACGGTGGGCTGCTCGTTGGTTTGTATTGGTATTGGTAAGGCTGGCTTCATCGGCTTGGGTTCACTCTCGACAACATCCTTG
The window above is part of the Synechococcus sp. WH 8020 genome. Proteins encoded here:
- a CDS encoding DUF3104 domain-containing protein is translated as MEERIEVMSYAAKEHTPFPYGQVAYPDFLSLKPGDYIIVKGENQVELKKDHSWWMGQVMSCNQEARDPSGHHVIQVVDVDDEKISWINVDEISHVLYGLDGLSND
- the dnaK gene encoding molecular chaperone DnaK; this translates as MTKVIGIDLGTTNSCVSVMEGGNPTVIANAEGFRTTPSVVAYTKSKDQLVGQIAKRQAVMNPENTFGSVKRFIGRQTDEIAKETKDVPYTVESVGTKVKINSAWMKKSFSPEEISASVLRKLADDASKYLGQTVTQAVVTVPAYFNDSQRQATKDAGKIAGLDVLRIINEPTAAALAYGLDKKDAEKILVFDLGGGTFDVSILEVGEGVFEVISTCGDAHLGGDNFDKVLVDHMAETFQKEEGIDLRKDAQALQRLTEAAEKAKIELSSSTQSDINLPFITATADGPKHLTMTVTRGTFEELASNLIDRCKKPIQQAMKDAKLSKSDLNEVIMVGGSSRIPAVLEVVKVATGQDPNQTVNPDEVVAIGAAVQGGVLSGEVKDILLLDVTPLSLGVETMGSVVNVMVPRNTTIPTHKTEIYSTAMDGQTTVEIHVLQGERQMVSDNKSLGTFRLDGIPAAPRGVPQVEVAFDIDANGILSVTAKDTGSGKEQSITITGASTLSSTEVDRMVKDAEANADLDQKKREAIDTKNQAESLIYQAEKQLRELDNKVTPESRTKVELVLCELKESLQTDNTKQIKERLEGVKTALMEMGSMLYSQEEDRPQRSEQSNENDDVIDAEFVDSPN